A stretch of DNA from Streptomyces sp. NBC_01197:
ACTGAGGCACCGTCGGCTGCTGGTACGGACTGGGCTGCTGGTAACCCTGGGGGGCTCCCTGCTGCGGAGGTCCTGGCTGAGGTTGTCCCTGCTGATAAGGGTTCGGCTGCTGGTACCCCGGCTGCTGATAGGGATTCGGATTCTGGTCCTGCGGGTTCTGCTCGCCCCCGGGCGGCTGCTGTCCTGGCCACATGGCGAGTAACCATAGAGGTGACAGGGCCACGTCGCTACGGCCGCCCCCGCCCCGGGATGGCCAAGCGAGCTACTCGCGGGTAACCTCCCGTTCCATGACCGCAGACCAGATGTCCGCAGGCGAACTGCTCGCCGCCACCGTGCCCATGGCGAGGACCCTCAACCTCGACTTCATCGAGACGACGCCGGAGCGGGCCGTCGTCCGGCTGCCGGACCAGGCCGACTTCCACAACCACGTCGGGGGCCCGCACGCGGGCGCGATGTTCACCCTCGCGGAGTCGGCGAGCGGCGCGATCGTCATCGCGGCGTTCGGCGAGCAGATGACGCGTGCCGTGCCGCTCGCGGTGCGCGCCGAGATCGACTACAAGAAGCTCGCCATGGGCGATGTCACCGCGACCGCCACACTGGGCCGCCCGGTGGCTGATGTGGTGGCGGAGCTGGACGCCGGGGAGCGCCCCGAGTTCCCGGTCCACATCGCGCTCCGGCGCGCGGACGAGGCGGTCACCGGTGAGATGACGGTGGTCTGGACCCTGCGTCCGAACTCCTGACTGCTGACCTGCCTGCCGGCTCCTGGGCCCCGGCTTCCGCTGGACAGGGCGCCCCCGCGCGGCAGGGGCGCCCTCTGCTGTTCGCGACCGTCGCCGGGCGAGCGGGTAGGCTTCCAGCAGGCGGCGCGGGGGGCGCGGGGGGCGCGCCTCCCGGCAGGCACGGGTACTTCGAAGGGCAGGGGCCGGCGTTGCACATCCAGGCGTGGCTGGAGACGATTCCGGCGATAAGTATCTATCTGCTGGTCGCGGTGGTCATCGGGGTCGAGAGCCTCGGAATTCCGCTGCCGGGCGAGATCGTCCTGGTCAGCGCCGCCCTGCTGGCCTCCCAGCAGGGCCATATCGACCCGCTCGTACTGGGCGTCTGCGCCTCGGCGGGCGCGATCGTCGGCGACTCGATCGGGTACGCCATCGGGCGCAAGGGCGGACGCCCGCTGATCGCCTGGCTCGGCCGAAAATTCCCCGGACACTTCAGCGGGGCCAACATCGCCATGGCGGAGCGGTCCTTCGAGAAGTGGGGGATGTGGGCGGTCTTCTTCGGCCGTTTCGTCGCCCTGCTCCGGATCTTCGCCGGGCCGCTGGCCGGCGTACTGCACATGCCGTACTGGAAGTTCCTCACGGCCAACGCACTCGGCGGCATCCTGTGGGCCGGCGGCACGACCGCCGCCGTCTACTACGTGGGCGTCGTCGCCGAGTCGTGGTTCAAGAACTTCTCGTACGCGGGCCTGGCCGTGGCCGCCGTGATCGGCGTGGCCTCGATGCTCATCATCAAGAACCGGGCGAAGAAGGCGCACGCCAAGGCCCAGGCGGCTGCCGAGACGCCGGAATCCGTACCCGCCGACTGAATCGGCGGCCGGCGTGTCGTCACGGACGGCAGCGGCTCAGCGTTCCGGCTGCCCGCGCGGGTAGTGGATGACCTCGCAGTCGTCGAGAGTCACCATGCCCTCGGTGAT
This window harbors:
- a CDS encoding DUF4442 domain-containing protein, whose translation is MSAGELLAATVPMARTLNLDFIETTPERAVVRLPDQADFHNHVGGPHAGAMFTLAESASGAIVIAAFGEQMTRAVPLAVRAEIDYKKLAMGDVTATATLGRPVADVVAELDAGERPEFPVHIALRRADEAVTGEMTVVWTLRPNS
- a CDS encoding DedA family protein → MHIQAWLETIPAISIYLLVAVVIGVESLGIPLPGEIVLVSAALLASQQGHIDPLVLGVCASAGAIVGDSIGYAIGRKGGRPLIAWLGRKFPGHFSGANIAMAERSFEKWGMWAVFFGRFVALLRIFAGPLAGVLHMPYWKFLTANALGGILWAGGTTAAVYYVGVVAESWFKNFSYAGLAVAAVIGVASMLIIKNRAKKAHAKAQAAAETPESVPAD